The genomic stretch CTTGCTCATGGTGTCGGAGGTATCGTTTCGTCGTTGCGTCCTGCGGAACTACGTATCCATCTAGTCCCGGTTCATGTAAACTATCGGTCCAGCAGTTCTGAGGATGGTATCATCAAGCCATGCGATGATTCGCTTAGGTCGAGTGGACTCGGATCGTACGAACATCAATGGCGTTCACATACTCGCTGTTGTCGCCCTCATCTTGCCATCTATCTAGCGAATCGAGAACAGGCACATACCGACTCTCGACAGAGCTAGCGATCCGTAACGTGTTCAGCGGAGCCTTCGCATGCGAGAGTGTCGACATCTCATAGCCCGCGGTGGCCTCTACAGTGATGCGGTCTACGAGCCGACTTTTATCAAACTAGCTCTCAACGAAGATCTTTATGGCTGGTGGATCTAGAGTCTATGTACGCTGAGCGGCTATAGGATCAACAAGCGACACGGAGATTCAACGAAAGAGCCTGTCGACACGCGAGTCACAGGCATTGTCACGACTCGCAAGCGGGAACCGGAAGGTCATTACTATTGGTGATATTATGGGCGCACTTGACATCCCACGGAAATCGGCGAAGGACATGGCGTATGCGCTCAAGGAGAAAGGCTGGCTTGAGCATATCGCGCACGGGGAGTATCTCATCTTACCACTCGCTGCGGGTGAAAATGCCGTGTATACCGAACACGAGTTTGTGATTGCGTCCGCCCTCGTGGAGCCGATGTACGTTGGGTACTGGAGCGCGCTGAATCATCACGGGCTAACGGAGCAGCTGTCTCGGACGGTGTATCTCGCGACAACAGATCGCGCTCAGGAGCGTAAAATCCACAGGGTCACGTATCGGCCGGTGA from Halalkalicoccus tibetensis encodes the following:
- a CDS encoding type IV toxin-antitoxin system AbiEi family antitoxin domain-containing protein, producing the protein MGSTSDTEIQRKSLSTRESQALSRLASGNRKVITIGDIMGALDIPRKSAKDMAYALKEKGWLEHIAHGEYLILPLAAGENAVYTEHEFVIASALVEPMYVGYWSALNHHGLTEQLSRTVYLATTDRAQERKIHRVTYRPVTVTAQKFFGYQPTAVGSNQVNISSIEKTLVDCADHPEFCGGIGELAKAIQNAVEMRCSWERVIEYLRRVGNGAATKRIVYLADQLDLDFPEYDELVENFTTGYPLLDPTREATGTRDSKYQLRLNVAPESFLPEDFS